Proteins from a genomic interval of Papaver somniferum cultivar HN1 chromosome 4, ASM357369v1, whole genome shotgun sequence:
- the LOC113273211 gene encoding vinorine synthase-like, translating to MANDMVAAMKVEVVSKEIIKPSCQTPNHLKTFNLSHLDQLAPPFYTPLLLYYCKNDNHNSIEAVDCCSVTKKSLAEALTQFYPLSGKVIDDKFVDCNDDGANYFEAKVSNCQLSQLIQHPDVHEVANIFLPFEPRDPEILSMQLPLISVKVNVFDEDCGGGIVIGLCISHKIIDAASFTTFINDWATIARGISSVDADQQIKGPDFGLQCLFPQKDLTGFKPPASLPMNGVVVTKKFVFTDSKLALLKEKCQIITNESTDLRYQLPTRVEALSGLIWKCLIDIDQGKIMKGATSDPPAVTVYLLTHAINMRSRIVPPLPPHSFGNMACLAVAPHVYMNNSKDVEVKDQNYPDLVSKVRDSIKKIDGDYIEELRTTDMLLNFLKMNENKASGQSTSMLHFTSWCRFPIYDADFGWGKPTWISISSIPFKNMVVLMDTSSGDGIEATVSLDIEDAADFEHQLLAFMS from the coding sequence ATGGCGAATGATATGGTTGCTGCAATGAAAGTTGAAGTAGTTTCAAAAGAAATTATCAAGCCTTCTTGCCAGACTCCAAATCACCTTAAAACCTTCAACTTATCCCATCTTGATCAGCTTGCTCCTCCATTTTATACTCCACTCCTTCTTTATTACTGCAAAAATGACAATCATAACAGTATCGAAGCAGTCGACTGTTGTTCTGTAACAAAGAAATCTTTAGCTGAAGCCTTAACGCAATTCTATCCCTTATCTGGTAAAGTCATCGATGACAAATTTGTAGATTGCAACGATGATGGAGCAAATTATTTCGAAGCCAAAGTAAGTAACTGTCAGCTCTCTCAACTTATCCAACATCCTGATGTCCATGAAGTGGCAAATATATTCCTTCCATTTGAACCCCGGGATCCTGAAATACTTTCCATGCAACTTCCTTTGATATCTGTCAAAGTCAATGTTTTCGACGAGGATTGTGGTGGCGGAATTGTGATTGGTTTGTGCATCTCCCACAAGATAATTGACGCAGCTTCATTCACCACTTTCATCAACGACTGGGCTACTATTGCTCGTGGTATTAGTTCTGTAGATGCTGATCAGCAAATCAAAGGTcctgattttgggttacaatgtCTTTTCCCACAAAAAGATTTAACAGGTTTTAAACCGCCTGCCTCTCTGCCAATGAATGGAGTAGTGGTTACAAAGAAGTTTGTTTTTACGGATTCAAAATTAGCTCTACTCAAGGAAAAATGCCAAATCATCACCAATGAATCAACCGACTTACGGTACCAGCTGCCGACTCGTGTTGAAGCCCTGTCTGGTTTAATATGGAAATGTTTAATTGATATAGATCAAGGCAAGATCATGAAGGGGGCTACTTCTGATCCTCCTGCAGTTACGGTTTACCTACTGACACATGCAATAAATATGAGATCAAGGATAGTTCCACCATTGCCGCCACACTCCTTCGGCAATATGGCTTGCCTTGCGGTTGCTCCCCACGTCTACATGAATAATAGCAAGGACGTTGAAGTAAAGGACCAGAACTACCCAGATTTGGTGAGTAAAGTTAGGGACTCCATAAAGAAAATTGATGGAGATTACATAGAAGAACTGCGAACTACTGATATGCTCTTAAACTTCCTGAAGATGAACGAGAATAAAGCAAGTGGCCAGAGTACGTCGATGCTACACTTCACTAGTTGGTGTAGGTTTCCAATATATGATGCAGACTTTGGTTGGGGAAAGCCAACATGGATAAGTATTTCTTCAATCCCTTTTAAGAACATGGTTGTGCTAATGGATACTAGTTCAGGTGATGGAATTGAAGCCACGGTGAGCTTGGATATAGAGGACGCTGCTGATTTTGAACATCAACTCCTTGCATTTATGTCCTAG